From a single Staphylococcus epidermidis genomic region:
- a CDS encoding carbohydrate kinase family protein, whose product MRRLFAIGEALIDFIPNVTHSKLKDVEQFSRQVGGAPCNVAATVSKLGGKSEMITQLGNDAFGDIIVETIEQLGVGTQYIKRTNKANTALAFVSLQDDGQRDFSFYRKPSADMLYQPENIDDIQVFQDDILHFCSVDLIESDMKYAHEKMIEKFESVDGTIVFDPNVRLPLWEDKLECQRTINAFIPKAHIVKISDEELLFITGKRNEDEAIQSLFRGRVNVVIYTQGAQGATIYTKDDYRIHHEGYQVQAIDTTGAGDAFIGAIIYCILESRYSECKDLFKEKGKDILAFSNRVAALTTTKHGAIESLPTKEDIKDYN is encoded by the coding sequence ATTAAAAGATGTTGAACAATTTAGTCGACAAGTTGGTGGCGCACCGTGTAACGTAGCGGCTACAGTAAGTAAATTAGGTGGAAAATCAGAAATGATAACACAACTAGGAAATGACGCGTTTGGTGATATCATTGTAGAAACAATTGAACAACTTGGCGTAGGTACGCAATATATTAAGCGAACTAATAAAGCAAATACTGCATTGGCATTTGTCAGCCTTCAAGATGATGGTCAAAGAGATTTCTCATTTTATCGTAAACCTTCTGCAGATATGTTATATCAACCTGAAAATATTGATGATATTCAAGTATTCCAAGACGATATTTTACATTTTTGTTCTGTAGATTTAATAGAGAGTGACATGAAATATGCCCATGAGAAAATGATTGAAAAATTCGAGTCAGTAGATGGTACTATTGTTTTTGACCCTAATGTACGCTTACCTTTATGGGAAGATAAACTCGAATGTCAACGTACAATAAATGCGTTCATACCTAAAGCACATATTGTTAAAATATCTGATGAAGAATTATTATTTATTACTGGTAAGAGGAATGAAGATGAAGCGATTCAATCTTTATTTAGAGGTCGAGTTAATGTAGTGATTTATACACAAGGAGCGCAAGGTGCAACTATTTATACCAAAGATGATTATCGTATTCATCATGAGGGGTATCAAGTACAAGCAATTGATACAACTGGTGCTGGTGACGCATTTATAGGTGCTATTATTTATTGCATACTCGAGTCTCGGTATTCTGAATGTAAAGATTTATTTAAGGAAAAGGGCAAGGATATACTAGCGTTTAGTAATCGTGTCGCAGCACTTACAACAACGAAACATGGTGCTATTGAAAGTTTGCCAACAAAAGAAGATATAAAAGACTATAATTGA